From the genome of Pseudomonas sp. Teo4, one region includes:
- the fliE gene encoding flagellar hook-basal body complex protein FliE → MSQGVEFNRLMLDMRAMQAEAMSAPKASAAAELAPGQSSFADMLGQAINKVHETQQASNQLANAFEIGKSGVDLTDVMIASQKASVSFQALTQVRNKLVQSYQDIMQMPV, encoded by the coding sequence ATGAGCCAAGGTGTTGAATTCAATCGTCTGATGTTGGACATGCGTGCCATGCAGGCTGAAGCCATGTCCGCGCCCAAGGCGTCGGCCGCCGCAGAGCTGGCGCCGGGCCAAAGCAGCTTCGCCGACATGCTCGGCCAGGCTATCAACAAGGTGCATGAGACCCAGCAGGCTTCCAACCAGCTGGCCAACGCCTTCGAGATCGGCAAGAGCGGTGTCGACCTGACCGACGTGATGATTGCTTCGCAGAAAGCCTCGGTGTCCTTCCAGGCGCTGACGCAGGTACGTAACAAGCTGGTTCAGTCGTACCAGGACATCATGCAGATGCCGGTTTAA
- a CDS encoding sigma-54 dependent transcriptional regulator, whose product MEIKVLLVEDDRVLRQALGDTLEIGGYAYRAVGSAEEALEAASGEAFSLVVSDVNMPGMDGHQLLAQLRRHHPHLPVLLMTAHAAVERAVEAMRQGAVDYLVKPFEPKALLSLVERHAAGRVGAADEDGPVACEPASRQLLELATRVARSDSTVLISGESGTGKEVLARFIHQQSLRAAQPFVAINCAAIPDNMLEATLFGHEKGAFTGAIAAQEGKFEQANGGTLLLDEISEMPLGLQAKLLRVLQEREVERVGGRKPVALDIRVLATTNRDLAGEVSAGRFREDLYYRLSVFPLAWQPLRERNGDILPLAERLLARHVAKMKHAPVRLSTEARACLQGYAWPGNVRELDNALQRALILQQGGVIEAADFCLAGAIPLAGTVSATIEPLSEDLTVEATGLGDDMRRHEFQMIIDTLRAERGRRKEAAERLGISPRTLRYKLAQMRDAGLDVEASLYG is encoded by the coding sequence ATGGAAATCAAGGTGCTGCTGGTCGAGGATGACCGCGTATTGCGCCAGGCATTGGGCGATACCTTGGAAATCGGTGGCTACGCCTATCGTGCCGTGGGCAGTGCCGAGGAAGCGCTCGAAGCTGCAAGTGGCGAGGCGTTCAGCCTGGTGGTCAGCGATGTGAACATGCCGGGCATGGATGGTCACCAGCTGCTGGCTCAGTTGCGGCGTCACCACCCACACTTGCCGGTGTTGTTGATGACGGCCCATGCCGCGGTGGAGCGTGCTGTCGAGGCGATGCGCCAAGGTGCGGTCGACTACCTGGTCAAGCCGTTCGAGCCCAAGGCGCTCTTGAGTCTGGTGGAGCGACATGCTGCCGGGCGCGTAGGGGCGGCTGACGAAGATGGGCCAGTGGCTTGCGAGCCGGCCAGCCGGCAATTGCTGGAGCTGGCGACGCGGGTCGCGCGCAGTGATTCCACCGTGTTGATTTCGGGGGAGTCAGGCACTGGCAAGGAAGTGCTGGCGCGTTTCATTCACCAGCAATCGCTGCGCGCAGCGCAGCCTTTTGTGGCGATCAACTGCGCGGCGATCCCCGACAACATGCTCGAAGCCACCTTGTTTGGCCATGAAAAGGGCGCTTTCACCGGTGCTATCGCCGCCCAAGAAGGCAAGTTCGAGCAGGCCAATGGCGGCACCTTGCTGCTCGATGAGATTTCCGAGATGCCGCTGGGGCTGCAGGCCAAGTTGCTGCGTGTGCTGCAAGAGCGCGAGGTGGAGCGGGTTGGTGGGCGCAAGCCGGTTGCGCTGGACATCCGTGTGCTGGCCACCACCAACCGTGACCTGGCTGGCGAGGTGTCGGCGGGGCGTTTTCGTGAAGATCTGTATTACCGCCTTTCGGTGTTCCCTTTGGCATGGCAGCCGCTGCGTGAGCGCAATGGCGACATTCTGCCGTTGGCCGAGCGCCTGCTGGCGCGTCATGTGGCCAAGATGAAGCATGCGCCGGTGCGTCTGTCCACCGAGGCGCGCGCTTGCCTGCAGGGTTATGCCTGGCCGGGTAACGTCCGTGAGCTGGATAACGCACTGCAGCGGGCTTTGATCCTGCAGCAGGGTGGCGTGATCGAGGCGGCGGATTTCTGCCTGGCTGGCGCCATACCCTTGGCGGGTACAGTAAGTGCCACTATTGAGCCATTATCCGAAGATTTGACGGTCGAGGCCACTGGGCTGGGTGATGACATGCGTCGTCACGAATTCCAGATGATCATCGACACCCTGCGCGCCGAGCGTGGTCGCCGCAAGGAAGCTGCCGAACGGCTGGGGATCAGCCCGCGTACCCTGCGTTACAAGTTGGCGCAGATGCGTGATGCCGGGCTTGATGTCGAAGCCAGCCTGTACGGCTGA
- the fliF gene encoding flagellar basal-body MS-ring/collar protein FliF has protein sequence MAEAVVDNAPAKSGPPAAKPPLFGMAFLENISQMPMLRQVGLLVGLAASVAIGFAVVLWSQQPDYRPLYGSLAGMDTKQVMDVLAAADIPYNVEPNSGALLVKADDLSRARLKLAAAGVAPSDGNVGFEILDKEQGLGTSQFMEATRYRRGLEGELARTISSLNNVKAARVHLAIPKSSVFVRDERKPSASVLVELYPGRALEAGQVMAIVNLVATSVPELDKSQVTVVDQKGNLLSDQLQDTALTMAGKQFDYSRRMESMLTQRVHNILQPVLGNDRYKAEVSADLDFSAVESTSEQFNPDQPALRSEQAVNEQRSSSQGPQGVPGALSNQPPAGAAAPENATAAAPAAGAIQPGQPLVDANGQQIMDPATGQPMLAPYPADKREQTTKNFELDRSISHTRQQQGRLTRLSVAVVVDDQVKVDAASGETTRAPWGAEDLARFTRLVQDAVGFDASRGDSVTVINVPFAADRGEEIAEIAFYQQPWFWDIVKQVLGVVFILVLVFGVLRPVLNNITGGGKQAATDSDMELGGMIGLDGELANDRVSLGGPSSILLPSPSEGYEAQLNAIKGLVAEDPGRVAQVVKEWINADE, from the coding sequence ATGGCCGAAGCAGTCGTCGATAACGCCCCCGCCAAAAGTGGCCCGCCAGCGGCCAAGCCGCCGCTGTTCGGCATGGCGTTCCTGGAAAACATCTCGCAGATGCCCATGCTGCGTCAGGTCGGCCTGCTGGTCGGGTTGGCCGCCAGCGTGGCGATCGGCTTTGCCGTGGTGCTCTGGTCGCAACAGCCGGACTACCGCCCGCTGTACGGCAGCCTGGCCGGGATGGACACCAAGCAGGTCATGGATGTGCTGGCGGCTGCCGACATTCCCTACAACGTCGAGCCCAATTCCGGTGCTCTGCTGGTCAAGGCCGACGACCTCTCCCGTGCGCGCCTGAAACTGGCTGCCGCCGGCGTGGCGCCGAGCGACGGCAATGTGGGCTTCGAGATTCTCGACAAAGAGCAAGGCCTGGGCACCAGCCAGTTCATGGAGGCTACCCGCTACCGCCGTGGTCTGGAAGGCGAGCTGGCACGTACCATTTCCAGCCTGAACAATGTGAAGGCGGCGCGTGTGCACCTGGCGATCCCGAAAAGCTCGGTGTTCGTCCGTGATGAGCGCAAGCCAAGCGCCTCGGTGCTGGTCGAGCTGTATCCGGGCCGCGCCTTGGAGGCGGGGCAGGTGATGGCTATCGTCAACCTGGTCGCCACCAGTGTGCCAGAGCTGGACAAGTCGCAGGTCACCGTGGTCGACCAGAAGGGCAACCTGCTCTCCGACCAGCTGCAGGACACCGCCCTGACCATGGCCGGCAAGCAGTTCGACTACAGCCGCCGCATGGAAAGCATGCTGACCCAGCGCGTGCACAACATCCTGCAGCCGGTGCTGGGTAACGATCGCTACAAGGCCGAAGTGTCCGCCGACCTGGACTTCAGCGCGGTGGAATCCACGTCCGAGCAGTTCAATCCAGACCAGCCTGCACTGCGCAGCGAGCAGGCGGTCAACGAGCAACGCTCCAGCAGCCAAGGCCCGCAGGGCGTGCCGGGTGCGCTGAGCAACCAGCCCCCGGCAGGCGCCGCAGCACCGGAAAACGCAACTGCCGCCGCACCTGCGGCCGGTGCGATCCAGCCAGGTCAGCCCCTGGTGGATGCCAACGGCCAGCAGATCATGGACCCGGCCACTGGCCAGCCGATGCTGGCGCCATACCCGGCTGACAAACGTGAGCAGACCACCAAGAACTTCGAGCTGGACCGTTCCATTAGCCACACCCGTCAACAGCAGGGTCGCCTGACCCGTCTGTCGGTGGCGGTGGTGGTCGACGACCAGGTCAAGGTCGATGCCGCCAGCGGCGAGACCACTCGCGCCCCATGGGGTGCCGAGGATCTGGCGCGCTTCACCCGTCTGGTACAGGACGCGGTGGGCTTCGATGCCAGCCGTGGCGACAGCGTGACGGTAATCAACGTGCCGTTCGCCGCTGACCGTGGCGAAGAGATCGCCGAAATCGCGTTCTACCAGCAGCCGTGGTTCTGGGACATCGTCAAGCAAGTGCTGGGCGTGGTGTTTATTTTGGTGTTGGTGTTCGGCGTGCTGCGTCCGGTGCTCAACAACATCACAGGTGGCGGCAAGCAGGCTGCCACGGACAGCGACATGGAGCTGGGCGGCATGATCGGTCTGGATGGCGAATTGGCCAACGACCGCGTCAGCCTGGGTGGCCCGAGCAGCATTCTGTTGCCAAGCCCTTCCGAGGGCTACGAGGCACAGCTCAACGCAATCAAGGGCCTGGTGGCCGAAGACCCGGGTCGTGTGGCCCAGGTCGTGAAAGAGTGGATTAACGCCGATGAGTGA
- the fleQ gene encoding transcriptional regulator FleQ yields MWRETKILLIDDDSERRRDLAVVLNFLGEENLPCSSQDWQRVVEPLSSSREVLCVLVGTVNAPGGVLGLVKTVAGWDEFLPVLLLGEISSADFPEDLRRRVLSNLEMPPSYSQLLDSLHRAQVYREMYDQARERGRQREPNLFRSLVGTSRAIQHVRQMMQQVADTDASVLILGESGTGKEVVARNLHYHSKRREAPFVPVNCGAIPAELLESELFGHEKGAFTGAITSRAGRFELANGGTLFLDEIGDMPLPMQVKLLRVLQERTFERVGSNKTQSIDVRIIAATHKNLETMIEDGTFREDLYYRLNVFPIEMAPLRERVEDIPLLMNELISRMEHEKRGSIRFNSASIMSLCRHGWPGNVRELANLVERMAIMHPYGVIGVSELPKKFRYVDDEDEQLVDSLRSDLEERVAINGHAPNFANHAMLPPEGLDLKDYLGSLEQGLIQQALDDANGIVARAAERLRIRRTTLVEKMRKYGMSRQGGEDQAED; encoded by the coding sequence ACTGGCAACGGGTGGTCGAGCCGTTGTCTTCGAGTCGCGAAGTGCTGTGCGTGCTGGTCGGTACCGTGAATGCTCCAGGTGGAGTACTCGGGCTCGTTAAGACAGTGGCTGGGTGGGATGAGTTCCTTCCGGTTCTGCTTTTAGGTGAAATTTCTTCTGCGGACTTCCCGGAAGACTTGCGCCGCCGGGTCCTGTCCAACCTGGAAATGCCGCCAAGCTACAGCCAGCTGCTCGATTCCCTGCACCGTGCCCAGGTTTATCGCGAGATGTACGACCAGGCGCGTGAGCGTGGTCGGCAGCGTGAGCCGAACCTGTTCCGCAGCCTGGTGGGTACCAGTCGGGCGATCCAGCACGTGCGGCAGATGATGCAGCAGGTGGCCGACACCGACGCCAGCGTGCTGATCCTGGGCGAGTCCGGCACTGGCAAGGAGGTGGTGGCGCGTAACCTGCACTACCACTCCAAGCGCCGTGAAGCGCCATTCGTGCCGGTCAATTGCGGCGCGATCCCTGCCGAGTTGCTGGAAAGCGAACTGTTCGGCCACGAGAAGGGCGCCTTCACCGGGGCCATCACCAGCCGTGCCGGGCGCTTCGAGTTGGCCAATGGCGGTACGTTGTTCCTCGACGAGATCGGTGACATGCCGTTGCCGATGCAGGTCAAGCTGTTGCGGGTGTTGCAGGAGCGTACCTTCGAGCGCGTTGGCAGCAACAAGACCCAGAGCATCGATGTGCGAATCATCGCGGCAACCCACAAAAACCTCGAAACGATGATCGAGGACGGGACCTTCCGCGAAGACCTGTATTACCGGCTCAACGTGTTCCCCATCGAGATGGCGCCGCTGCGTGAGCGTGTGGAAGACATCCCGCTGCTGATGAACGAACTGATTTCGCGCATGGAGCACGAGAAGCGCGGTTCGATCCGCTTCAACTCGGCTTCGATCATGTCGCTGTGCCGTCACGGCTGGCCGGGCAATGTCCGCGAGCTGGCCAACCTGGTCGAGCGCATGGCGATCATGCACCCGTATGGGGTGATTGGCGTCTCGGAGCTGCCGAAGAAGTTCCGCTACGTCGATGACGAAGACGAGCAGTTGGTCGACAGCCTGCGCAGCGATCTCGAAGAGCGCGTGGCCATCAATGGCCATGCACCGAACTTCGCCAACCATGCCATGTTGCCGCCCGAGGGTCTGGACCTGAAGGACTATCTGGGCAGTCTCGAACAGGGGTTGATCCAGCAGGCGCTGGACGATGCCAACGGTATCGTTGCGCGCGCGGCTGAACGTTTGCGTATTCGTCGGACCACCCTGGTCGAGAAGATGCGCAAGTACGGCATGAGCCGCCAGGGTGGCGAGGATCAGGCTGAGGATTGA
- a CDS encoding sensor histidine kinase yields MPQAAHFSRTPNPPGGASVEQESRQGLEQAFALFNQVSSQLSESYNMLEARVSELRGELAVVSAQRMDELGEKERLANRLQNLLDLLPGGVIVIDGQGLVSEANPAACDLLGEPLVGQLWREVIARSFAPRKDDGHEVSLRDGRRLSIATRSLDAEPGQLVLLNDLTETRRLQDQLARHERLSSLGRMVASLAHQIRTPLSAAMLYASHLADESQALAPQTRQRFASNLKERLHELEHQVRDMLVFARGELPLGDRITPKGLFQALQQAAQSHVQGHAVRWQCDSHLGELLCNRDTLVGALLNLIENALQASDGPARLKVHLYRRQQVLHLCVSDAGCGIGADVLERLGEPFVTTKATGTGLGLAVVKAVVRAHQGSVRLRSKVGRGTCVRVELPLIDGQPAEAM; encoded by the coding sequence ATGCCCCAGGCCGCCCACTTTTCCCGAACCCCCAATCCACCAGGGGGTGCCTCGGTCGAACAGGAGAGTCGACAAGGGCTTGAGCAGGCTTTCGCCCTGTTCAATCAGGTTTCCAGTCAGCTCAGTGAGTCCTACAACATGCTCGAGGCCCGCGTCAGCGAGCTGCGTGGCGAGTTGGCGGTTGTCAGTGCGCAGCGCATGGACGAACTGGGTGAGAAGGAGCGCTTGGCCAATCGTTTGCAGAATCTGCTGGACTTGCTGCCGGGTGGCGTCATCGTCATTGATGGGCAAGGGCTGGTGAGTGAGGCCAATCCGGCGGCTTGCGACCTGCTGGGTGAGCCGCTGGTGGGGCAGCTGTGGCGCGAAGTGATCGCCCGCAGTTTCGCGCCGCGCAAAGATGACGGCCACGAGGTGTCCCTGCGCGATGGCCGTCGGTTGTCCATTGCCACGCGCTCGCTCGACGCTGAACCAGGCCAGTTGGTGTTGCTCAACGACCTGACTGAAACCCGTCGCCTGCAAGACCAGTTGGCGCGCCATGAGCGTCTGTCATCCCTGGGGCGTATGGTCGCTTCCCTGGCGCATCAGATTCGTACGCCGTTGTCGGCCGCCATGCTCTACGCCAGCCATTTGGCGGACGAAAGCCAAGCGCTCGCGCCGCAGACCCGTCAGCGCTTTGCCAGCAACCTCAAGGAGCGCTTGCACGAACTGGAGCACCAGGTGCGTGACATGCTGGTGTTTGCCCGTGGCGAATTGCCGTTGGGCGACCGTATCACGCCCAAGGGGCTGTTTCAGGCGCTGCAGCAGGCGGCGCAGTCCCATGTCCAGGGGCATGCCGTGCGTTGGCAGTGCGACAGCCACCTGGGCGAGCTGTTGTGCAATCGCGATACCTTGGTCGGCGCGTTGCTCAACCTTATCGAAAATGCCTTGCAGGCCAGTGACGGACCGGCCCGGCTCAAGGTGCACCTGTACCGTCGCCAGCAGGTGCTGCATCTGTGCGTCAGCGATGCCGGCTGCGGCATCGGGGCCGATGTGCTTGAGCGTCTGGGTGAGCCGTTCGTGACCACCAAGGCCACGGGAACCGGGCTGGGTCTGGCGGTGGTCAAGGCGGTGGTGCGTGCGCATCAGGGCAGTGTGCGCTTGCGTTCGAAGGTGGGGCGCGGCACCTGTGTCAGGGTCGAGTTGCCGTTGATCGACGGGCAGCCAGCGGAGGCTATGTAA